From the Mustelus asterias chromosome 22, sMusAst1.hap1.1, whole genome shotgun sequence genome, one window contains:
- the LOC144510187 gene encoding F-box/WD repeat-containing protein 1A isoform X2, giving the protein MDSDSILHDKIVEYMTKLSNGTPSMILSKQRAASTSYEKQKEQCVKYFDQWTETDQVEFVENLISRMCHYQHGHINSYLKPMLQRDFITVLPARGLDHIAENILSFLDARSLCAAELVCKEWYRVISDGMLWKKLMERMVRTDSLWKGLSERRGWIQYLLKNKPSDGILPPDSFYRSLYPQIIQDIETIESNWRCGHHGLQRIHCHSETSKGVYCLQYDDQKIISGLRDNTIKIWDKNTLECKNVLTGHTGSVLCLQYDDKVIITGSSDSTVRVWDVGTGEMLNTLIHHCEAVLHLRFTNGMMVTCSKDRSIAVWDMSTSTDITLRRVLVGHRAAVNVVDFDDKYIVSASGDRTIKVWNTGSCEFVRTLNGHKRGIACLQYRDRLVVSGSSDNTIRLWDIECGACLRVLEGHEELVRCIRFDNKRIVSGAYDGKIKVWDLVAALDPRSPAGTLCLRTLVEHSGRVFRLQFDEFQIVSSSHDDTILIWDFLNVPSEQGDGSQSAPRTYTYVSR; this is encoded by the exons ACTAAGCTCAGCAATGGTACGCCGAGTATGATATTGTCCAAGCAACGTGCTGCGTCTACGAGTTATGAGAAACAGAAAGAGCAGTGTGTGAAATACTTTGACCAGTGGACGGAAACTGATCAGGTGGAATTTGTCGAGAACTTGATATCCCGGATGTGTCACTATCAGCACGGTCACATCAACTCTTACCTTAAACCAATGCTGCAGAGGGACTTTATCACTGTCCTCCCAG CCCGTGGCCTGGATCACATTgcagagaacatcctctcgttcCTGGACGCCCGGTCACTGTGCGCCGCCGAACTTGTGTGTAAGGAATGGTATCGGGTGATCTCCGATGGAATGCTCTGGAAGAAACTGATGGAACGCATGGTGCGCACAGATTCCCTCTGGAAGGGGCTGTCGGAAAGGAGGGGATG GATCCAGTATCTGTTGAAAAACAAACCCTCCGATGGGATTCTACCTCCAGATTCCTTCTACAGATCTCTGTATCCCCAAATTATACAGGACATAGAG ACCATTGAATCCAACTGGAGGTGTGGGCATCACGGTTTACAACGGATACACTGTCACAGCGAGACGAGTAAAGGCGTCTATTGCTTACAGTATGACGATCAAAAAATTATCAGTGGTTTACGTGACAACACTATCAAG ATATGGGATAAGAACACACTGGAGTGTAAGAATGTTCTGACAGGGCACACTGGCTCCGTTCTGTGTCTACAGTATGATGATAAAGTCATCATCACTGGATCCTCCGACTCCACTGTAAG GGTGTGGGATgttggtacaggggagatgttaaacACACTGATCCATCACTGTGAGGCTGTCCTCCACCTTCGCTTCACCAATGGAATGATGGTCACCTGCTCCAAGGACCGCTCAATCGCCGTGTGGGACATGAGCACTTCCACGGATATCACCTTGCGCAGAGTGCTGGTGGGACACCGGGCTGCTGTCAACGTGGTGGACTTTGATGATAAGTACATCGTTTCAGCTTCTGGGGATCGGACAATCAAA gTGTGGAACACTGGCTCCTGCGAGTTTGTACGGACGTTGAATGGACACAAGCGAGGTATTGCCTGTCTGCAGTACAGGGACAGACTCGTGGTCAGCGGATCTTCTGACAACACAATCCG GTTGTGGGATATCGAATGCGGTGCCTGTCTGCGAGTTCTGGAGGGTCACGAGGAACTCGTTCGATGTATCCGATTTGACAACAAGCGAATAGTTAGCGGAGCCTACGATGG CAAAATTAAAGTGTGGGACCTTGTGGCTGCATTGGACCCGCGATCGCCGGCCGGCACCCTCTGTCTGCGAACACTGGTG gagcattctgggagagtaTTCCGGCTTCAGTTTGACGAGTTTCAGATAGTGAGCAGTTCTCATGACGACACCATCCTGATCTGGGATTTCCTGAATGTACCCTCCGAGCAAGGGGATGGCTCGCAGTCAGCACCCCGCACGTACACCTACGTCTCCAGATAG
- the LOC144510187 gene encoding F-box/WD repeat-containing protein 1A isoform X1, with protein MDSDSILHDKIVEYMNASGRDDLNEAEPPKKIVLEKNTLNQTKLSNGTPSMILSKQRAASTSYEKQKEQCVKYFDQWTETDQVEFVENLISRMCHYQHGHINSYLKPMLQRDFITVLPARGLDHIAENILSFLDARSLCAAELVCKEWYRVISDGMLWKKLMERMVRTDSLWKGLSERRGWIQYLLKNKPSDGILPPDSFYRSLYPQIIQDIETIESNWRCGHHGLQRIHCHSETSKGVYCLQYDDQKIISGLRDNTIKIWDKNTLECKNVLTGHTGSVLCLQYDDKVIITGSSDSTVRVWDVGTGEMLNTLIHHCEAVLHLRFTNGMMVTCSKDRSIAVWDMSTSTDITLRRVLVGHRAAVNVVDFDDKYIVSASGDRTIKVWNTGSCEFVRTLNGHKRGIACLQYRDRLVVSGSSDNTIRLWDIECGACLRVLEGHEELVRCIRFDNKRIVSGAYDGKIKVWDLVAALDPRSPAGTLCLRTLVEHSGRVFRLQFDEFQIVSSSHDDTILIWDFLNVPSEQGDGSQSAPRTYTYVSR; from the exons ACTAAGCTCAGCAATGGTACGCCGAGTATGATATTGTCCAAGCAACGTGCTGCGTCTACGAGTTATGAGAAACAGAAAGAGCAGTGTGTGAAATACTTTGACCAGTGGACGGAAACTGATCAGGTGGAATTTGTCGAGAACTTGATATCCCGGATGTGTCACTATCAGCACGGTCACATCAACTCTTACCTTAAACCAATGCTGCAGAGGGACTTTATCACTGTCCTCCCAG CCCGTGGCCTGGATCACATTgcagagaacatcctctcgttcCTGGACGCCCGGTCACTGTGCGCCGCCGAACTTGTGTGTAAGGAATGGTATCGGGTGATCTCCGATGGAATGCTCTGGAAGAAACTGATGGAACGCATGGTGCGCACAGATTCCCTCTGGAAGGGGCTGTCGGAAAGGAGGGGATG GATCCAGTATCTGTTGAAAAACAAACCCTCCGATGGGATTCTACCTCCAGATTCCTTCTACAGATCTCTGTATCCCCAAATTATACAGGACATAGAG ACCATTGAATCCAACTGGAGGTGTGGGCATCACGGTTTACAACGGATACACTGTCACAGCGAGACGAGTAAAGGCGTCTATTGCTTACAGTATGACGATCAAAAAATTATCAGTGGTTTACGTGACAACACTATCAAG ATATGGGATAAGAACACACTGGAGTGTAAGAATGTTCTGACAGGGCACACTGGCTCCGTTCTGTGTCTACAGTATGATGATAAAGTCATCATCACTGGATCCTCCGACTCCACTGTAAG GGTGTGGGATgttggtacaggggagatgttaaacACACTGATCCATCACTGTGAGGCTGTCCTCCACCTTCGCTTCACCAATGGAATGATGGTCACCTGCTCCAAGGACCGCTCAATCGCCGTGTGGGACATGAGCACTTCCACGGATATCACCTTGCGCAGAGTGCTGGTGGGACACCGGGCTGCTGTCAACGTGGTGGACTTTGATGATAAGTACATCGTTTCAGCTTCTGGGGATCGGACAATCAAA gTGTGGAACACTGGCTCCTGCGAGTTTGTACGGACGTTGAATGGACACAAGCGAGGTATTGCCTGTCTGCAGTACAGGGACAGACTCGTGGTCAGCGGATCTTCTGACAACACAATCCG GTTGTGGGATATCGAATGCGGTGCCTGTCTGCGAGTTCTGGAGGGTCACGAGGAACTCGTTCGATGTATCCGATTTGACAACAAGCGAATAGTTAGCGGAGCCTACGATGG CAAAATTAAAGTGTGGGACCTTGTGGCTGCATTGGACCCGCGATCGCCGGCCGGCACCCTCTGTCTGCGAACACTGGTG gagcattctgggagagtaTTCCGGCTTCAGTTTGACGAGTTTCAGATAGTGAGCAGTTCTCATGACGACACCATCCTGATCTGGGATTTCCTGAATGTACCCTCCGAGCAAGGGGATGGCTCGCAGTCAGCACCCCGCACGTACACCTACGTCTCCAGATAG